A single window of Anomaloglossus baeobatrachus isolate aAnoBae1 chromosome 5, aAnoBae1.hap1, whole genome shotgun sequence DNA harbors:
- the PSME3 gene encoding proteasome activator complex subunit 3: protein MSSLLKVDQELKKKVDCFRERITNEAEDLVASFFPKKLLELDAFLKEPMLNVQDLSQIHSEMNLPVPEPILLSNSHDGIDAPILKKRKLEDENDNCGGTKVFVMPNGMLKSNAPLVEIIERVKPEIRLLIEKCNTVKMWVQLLIPRIEDGNNFGVSIQEETVAELRTVESEAASYLDQISRYYITRAKLVSKIAKYPHVEDYRRTVTEIDEKEYISLRLIISELRNQYVTLHDMILKNIEKIKRPRNSNAETLY, encoded by the exons GTCGATTGTTTCCGAGAGAGAATAACAAATGAG GCCGAAGATCTGGTGGCAAGTTTTTTCCCAAAGAAATTGCTGGAACTGGATGCATTTCTTAAG GAACCTATGCTAAATGTTCAAGATTTATCACAAATCCACTCTGAAATGAATTTGCCAGTTCCAGAACCCATTCTTCTGTCCAACAGTCATGATGGCATCGATGCT CCAATTCTTAAGAAAAGAAAGCTGGAAGATGAAAATGACAACTGTGGAG GTACAAAAGTATTTGTGATGCCCAATGGGATGCTGAAGAGTAACGCCCCGCTTGTTGAGATCATTGAAAGAGTAAAACCCGAGATAAGGCTACTCATAGAGAAATGCAACACG GTAAAAATGTGGGTTCAACTTTTAATTCCAAGGATAGAGGATGGAAACAATTTTGGTGTGTCCATACAG GAAGAGACCGTGGCAGAGTTGCGGACAGTAGAGAGCGAAGCGGCATCTTACCTAGATCAGATTTCCAG ATACTACATTACCCGGGCAAAATTGGTttcaaaaatagcaaaatatcCTCATGTG GAAGATTACCGGCGTACAGTGACAGAAATAGATGAAAAGGAATATATTAGTTTACGGCTAATTATATCAGAGCTGAGGAACCAATAT GTGACTTTGCATGATATGATTCTGAAAAATATTGAGAAAATTAAGAGGCCCAGAAACAGCAATGCTGAAACCCTCTACTAA